AATGGCGAAACAGTCAATCCCATTGATGTTGCGAGAATTCTCAGGCGAAATCCACATATCTACCAGTTCCAAATGGAACAAATTACCAAAAAGAATTTTATTTGTCGGGTCTCCGCCTCCAGTGAATTTTTAGAACTAACAGAGGTAAATGGGGAATCGGGAACTACCACCCACGGCAATGCACTCCAAATTCAATTACAGTTAGAATTACAATCCCTACTCGGTTTTGACTCCGAAGTTAAAATTGACACCAACTTCCCGTTAGATGGAAAAAAACAAATCGCCTTTATCAATTCTTATTTAGAAACACCGGACAAAACACAATGACCCACGGCTTAGTTCTTGGAAAATTCTATCCCCCGCACAAAGGACATATCCATCTCATCACTGAAGCAAAAAAAAACTGCGACGAACTCACCGTTCTTGTCTGCTCCTTACAAGCGGAACTAATTCCTGGGGATTTGCGATTCGAATGGATGCAAACTCTACTCCCAGATCCCAAGATCCATGTAGTTTGGGTTCAAGACGAAAACCCACAATACCCAGAGGAACATCCTAATTTTTGGAATCTCTGGCGAGAAACAATTGAAAGCCATACCAAAAGGAAAGTGAATTTCCTTTTTACCTCTGAGGCATATGGAGATCCACTTTCAAAAGTACTAGGATGTGAACACAAACTCATTGACTTGGAACGAAAAACCTTTCCGATCTCTGCGACTCAGATTCGAGAAACACCACTCACCCATTGGGAATGGATTCCCGAACTGATCAGACCTTACTTTCTCAAACGAATTGTCCTTACTGGTAGTGAGTCGGTAGGCAAAACCAGTTTGGCGATGGCTTTAGCAAAACATTTCCAAACCAATTGGATTCCGGAATTTGCACGAGAGTATTTGGAATCCAAAGAAAGTCCTATGGACGAATCTGATTTTTTACCCATTGCCCAAGGGCATTTAATCTCGGAAGTGGAGGCAGCAAAAACGGCCAATGGAATTTTATTTTTAGATACAGATCTACTCACAACCAAAGTGTATTTGGAGCGGTATTATGAATCCGAGATTCCTTGGCTCACAG
The sequence above is drawn from the Leptospira sp. WS4.C2 genome and encodes:
- a CDS encoding AAA family ATPase, which produces MTHGLVLGKFYPPHKGHIHLITEAKKNCDELTVLVCSLQAELIPGDLRFEWMQTLLPDPKIHVVWVQDENPQYPEEHPNFWNLWRETIESHTKRKVNFLFTSEAYGDPLSKVLGCEHKLIDLERKTFPISATQIRETPLTHWEWIPELIRPYFLKRIVLTGSESVGKTSLAMALAKHFQTNWIPEFAREYLESKESPMDESDFLPIAQGHLISEVEAAKTANGILFLDTDLLTTKVYLERYYESEIPWLTERALGLQYDDSLFLDIDIPWMEDKLRDLGDERESMRERFLQAMKESNRHFQWIRGNYKEREDRAIEIVNQIKNLPMNPESFTKKQRTLRNFE